A DNA window from Arachis duranensis cultivar V14167 chromosome 3, aradu.V14167.gnm2.J7QH, whole genome shotgun sequence contains the following coding sequences:
- the LOC127739684 gene encoding LOW QUALITY PROTEIN: disease resistance protein RPV1-like (The sequence of the model RefSeq protein was modified relative to this genomic sequence to represent the inferred CDS: deleted 1 base in 1 codon), with translation MLGSSSSSPPPAMKHDVFISFRGKDTRDGFTSHLCTALRKRHIETYMDDRLVRGEEISPALEKAIEESTIYVIVFSQGDASSRWCLDELTKIMDCKHRFGREVIPVFFMVDPAHVRQSDRKYEQPFEKHQQRYEDKVQGWRSALYQAANLSGWDSRAFRPESILVEEIVEDIWTKLNSQSINDNGGLVGIDKHIEQVESILHGDSADFRIVGIWGMRGIGKTTIAHALYRKLAT, from the exons ATGTTGGgcagttcttcttcttctcctcctcctgcAATGAAGCATGATGTGTTTATCAGCTTCAGAGGGAAGGATACTCGTGACGGCTTCACCAGCCATCTCTGCACAGCACTGCGCAAGAGACACATCGAAACTTACATGGATGACAGGCTTGTGAGAGGGGAAGAGATTTCACCCGCACTGGAGAAAGCAATTGAAGAATCCACCATTTATGTCATTGTTTTCTCCCAAGGCGATGCTTCTTCCCGGTGGTGTTTGGATGAACTCACCAAAATCATGGATTGCAAGCACAGATTCGGGAGGGAAGTGATTCCAGTGTTCTTTATGGTGGACCCGGCACACGTTAGGCAATCAGATAGGAAG TATGAACAACCATTTGAGAAGCACCAACAGCGATACGAAGACAAAGTGCAGGGATGGAGATCTGCTCTATACCAAGCAGCTAATCTCTCCGGATGGGATTCACGAGCATTCAG ACCTGAATCCATTCTTGTTGAAGAGATTGTGGAAGATATTTGGACAAAATTGAATAGTCAATCCATTAATGATAATGGAGGACTTGTTGGAATTGACAAGCATATTGAACAAGTTGAGTCCATCTTGCATGGTGATTCAGCAGATTTTCGGATCGTAGGGATTTGGGGCATGAGAGGAATAGGTAAAACAACAATTGCCCATGCATTATATCGTAAGCTGGCAACCTAA
- the LOC107481440 gene encoding heat stress transcription factor A-8, with amino-acid sequence MVAKSGENGCVAPFLQKCYDMVSDPSTDSVISWTHQGHTFLISDITQFSLTLLPNYFKHNNFSSFIRQLNIYGFRKIDTDRWEFANDNFVKGQKHLLINIRRRKHPHAADHQKPDNSDEAPANDGLWKEVENLKSNKNSLMQELVKLRQHQESAENKLLLLTDRLQGMEKHQQQMLSFLVMVVQSPGFMVQLLQPNENNWRMAELGDGNGMIVKYKPPVPENLKPVVPRSPTFEKQPEPELSFDGLKDLCISSEFLKVLMDEKLSPLENHPPFLLPDLPDDGSWEQLFLGSPFLQNTDEADKPTVSGMEIEPITPEDQTEKSQSFESLILEMEKTEETDALELRADGVHLEGSEKLKSLTKQMELLASETDNEEEEEEEGRN; translated from the exons ATGGTGGCGAAATCAGGCGAGAATGGCTGTGTGGCTCCGTTCCTTCAGAAGTGCTACGATATGGTCTCCGACCCTTCCACCGACTCCGTCATCTCTTGGACCCATCAAGGCCACACCTTCCTCATCTCCGATATCACCCAATTCTCCCTCACTCTTCTCCCCAATTACTTCAAGCACAACAACTTCTCCAGCTTCATCCGCCAGCTCAACATCTAC GGCTTCAGGAAAATTGATACGGACCGCTGGGAATTCGCCAATGACAACTTTGTGAAGGGTCAAAAGCATTTGTTGATCAATATTCGGAGAAGGAAACATCCGCACGCTGCAGATCATCAAAAGCCAGACAATTCTGATGAAGCACCAGCAAATGATGGGCTTTGGAAGGAAGTGGAGAATCTAAAATCCAACAAGAATTCCCTCATGCAGGAGTTGGTTAAACTCAGGCAGCATCAAGAATCTGCCGAGAATAAGCTGCTACTCCTCACTGATCGCCTTCAAGGAATGGAGAAGCATCAGCAGCAGATGCTATCATTCTTGGTCATGGTTGTTCAAAGTCCCGGCTTCATGGTTCAACTCCTTCAGCCTAACGAAAACAATTGGCgaatggccgaacttggagatgGGAATGGGATGATAGTAAAGTATAAACCTCCGGTGCCCGAAAATCTCAAGCCTGTAGTTCCCCGATCACCCACTTTCGAGAAGCAACCGGAACCTGAGCTTTCTTTCGATGGTTTAAAAGACTTGTGCATCAGTTCTGAGTTCTTGAAAGTTCTTATGGATGAGAAGTTGTCTCCTTTGGAAAATcatcctccatttcttcttccgGATTTACCCGATGATGGTTCATGGGAGCAACTTTTTCTTGGCAGTCCTTTCTTGCAAAACACTGATGAAGCTGACAAGCCCACTGTCAGCGGAATGGAGATAGAACCCATCACACCCGAAGATCAAACTGAAAAGTCTCAGtcttttgaatctttgattcTAGAAATGGAGAAAACTGAAGAGACCGATGCATTGGAATTACGAGCTGATGGAGTTCATTTGGAGGGGTCGGAGAAACTGAAATCTCTAACCAAGCAAATGGAACTTCTGGCTTCTGAAACTGACaatgaagaggaggaggaagaggaaggaaGGAACTGA
- the LOC107481404 gene encoding uncharacterized protein LOC107481404 produces MKRIMPDLIGELQSAFVKGRKIHVGTLIACETVQWLKLKKKGLAIIKLDFQKTYDRVKWCFVDTVLEKMSFGRKWRAWVRECVTSASISILVNEEETLRNYKRLLRCFEMMSGLNINFEKSNLILVNCSQEWVNRMCQLLGCQEATLPMPNAVARRIISLQRRFFWGKDDGRPGMALVKGELVQTSEKLGGLGVGDAVFESKSLVVNSDITEEGRLWKDICQVQIREQHVKQKMIDGLAMEVGDERSTRFWDDTWLQWRREPRQWETDTLNQLLNVLQSVRLIADVQDRVVLQEETLDEELLRFRFTKEIWKGLVPFGVELFAWFVLVGRVNTKDRLSVACLDLDVWTDMDYPWYVERAF; encoded by the exons ATGAAGAGGATTATGCCAGACTTAATCGGGGAATTACAGAGTGCCTTTGTGAAGGGGAGAAAGATACACGTTGGAACGTTAATTGCATGTGAAACCGTGCAATGGTTGAAACTGAAGAAGAAAGGATTAGCGATTATTAAACTGGACTTCCAAAAAACCTATGACAGAGTCAAATGGTGCTTTGTTGATACTGTGCTGGAGAAGATGAGCTTCGGAAGGAAATGGAGGGCATGGGTTAGGGAGTGTGTTACTTCGGCTTCTATCTCTATTCTAGTTAATG AGGAGGAGACACTGAGGAACTATAAGAGACTTCTGAGGTGCTTTGAAATGATGTCTGGGTTGAACATTAACTTTGAGAAGTCTAACTTGATACTAGTGAACTGCAGTCAGGAGTGGGTTAATCGGATGTGCCAGCTACTAGGATGTCAAGAGGCAACTCTACCG ATGCCTAACGCGGTTGCTCGAAGAATTATATCCTTGCAGAGGAGATTCTTTTGGGGGAAGGATGATGGTCGACCTGGCATGGCCCTTGTAAAGGGGGAGCTGGTACAGACATCGGAGAAGCTAGGAGGATTGGGGGTGGGTGATGCAGTG TTTGAATCCAAATCACTTGTTGTCAACtcagatattactgaagagggGAGACTGTGGAAAGACATATGTCAAGTGCAAATAAGGGAGCAACATGTCAAGCAGAAGATGATTGATGGCTTGGCTATGGAGGTAGGAGATGAAAGATCCACCAGATTTTGGGATGATACATGGTTGCAA TGGAGAAGAGAACCGAGACAATGGGAGACAGATACACTGAACCAACTGCTTAATGTCTTGCAATCTGTTAGACTGATAGCGGATGTGCAAGACAGAGTG GTTTTACAGGAAGAGACTTTGGATGAGGAGCTTCTGAGATTCAGGTTCACAAAGGAGATATGGAAAGGTCTAGTTCCGTTTGGAGTGGAGCTGTTCGCGTGGTTTGTTTTGGTAGGCCGGGTCAACACAAAGGACCGACTAA GTGTGGCGTGCTTGGATCTCGACGTTTGGACAGACATGGATTATCCCTGGTACGTTGAAAGAGCATTTTGA
- the LOC107481446 gene encoding probable glutathione peroxidase 2, with the protein MRQLLTAWNLCALVFLSLAFFLYSHSHPSPSSMAQESSKSIYDFTVKDINGNDVNLNQYTGKVLLIVNVASQCGLTQTNYKELNVLYKKYKDQGLEILAFPCNQFAGQEPGNKEEIREVVCTKFKAEFPIFDKVEVNGKNAAPLYKYLKDQKGGIFGDGIKWNFTKFLVSKDGKVVERYAPTTSPLKIEKDIQNLLQAS; encoded by the exons ATGCGGCAGTTGTTGACTGCGTGGAACTTGTGTGCTCTTGTTTTCCTCTCCCTCGCTTTCTTCCTCTATTCTCATTCGCACCCTTCTCCCTCTTCCATGGCTCAAGAATCTTCCAAATCCATCTACGATTTCACTGTCAAG GACATCAATGGTAACGATGTGAATTTGAATCAATACACTGGCAAGGTTCTGCTCATTGTCAACGTTGCCTCCCAGTG TGGTTTGACACAAACAAATTACAAGGAACTCAATGTACTCTACAAGAAGTACAAGGATCAAG GGCTTGAAATCTTGGCATTTCCATGCAATCAGTTTGCTGGACAGGAACCAGGAAATAAGGAAGAAATCCGGGAGGTTGTATGCACAAAGTTCAAAGCTGAATTTCCTATCTTTGATAAG GTTGAAGTCAATGGGAAGAATGCAGCACCACTTTATAAATATTTGAAGGATCAGAAAGGGGGAATATTTGGAGATGGCATCAAGTGGAACTTCACAAAGTTCTTGGTAAGCAAAGATGGTAAGGTCGTTGAAAGATATGCTCCAACCACCTCACCTCTCAAAATTGAG AAAGACATCCAGAACCTCTTACAGGCTTCTTGA
- the LOC107481445 gene encoding MACPF domain-containing protein At1g14780 has product MMGKEEIVEEAFRSLGKGFDLTSDFRLKFCKGEERMVVLNETERRDVRVPGFGTIKDVSVDIKWDKGDRTRYQFDILTFTQMSELFNQKSSIHGKIPSGYFNRVFGFDEASWASDAANTKNLGLDGYFIILFNVHIDRYPLQLSKQVIQHLPSSWDPPALARFIEKYGTHILVGLSIGGKDLVLVKQDVSSNLGPSDLRKHLDDLGDQLFTGTCNFLPKTKDHKNKAPQAFDVFGPKVVAFNSSTWVCAKDGITVICSKRGGDTQVSNHCEWLLTVPEKPDAVHFNFIPITSLLKGAPGRGFLSHAINLYLRYKPPMSDLPYFLDFQAHKLWAPIHNDLPLGPLTNRTNPSPSLTFNLMGPKLYVNTAKITVGKRPITGMRLFLEGIKCNRLAIHLQHLLNTPIMFDGKIEDTTIWSEEVNDDRFYEAVNSKKFSHVCTAPVKYNTRWRTENEDVAFIVTGAQLHVKKHDSVRNVLHLRLLFSKVSNSVVVKSNWTQGSSGLSQKSGIFSAISTSIISGSNKEHKKPASVVVDSSVFPTGPPVPVQTHKLLKFVELSQLCKGPQDSPGHWLVTGARLVLDKGKIRLWVKFSLLNTGE; this is encoded by the exons atgaTGGGAAAAGAGGAGATAGTGGAGGAAGCATTCAGAAGCTTAGGAAAAGGGTTTGACTTGACCTCAGATTTCAGACTCAAGTTCTGCAAAGGCGAAGAGCGTATGGTTGTTCTGAACGAAACGGAGAGAAGAGATGTCAGGGTGCCTGGTTTCGGAACCATTAAGGATGTCTCTGTTGACATCAAATGGGACAAAGGTGACCGCACTCGCTACCAGTTCGACATCCTTACCTTCACCCAG ATGTCGGAGCTGTTCAACCAGAAGAGCTCAATACATGGGAAAATTCCGTCAGGGTATTTCAACAGAGTGTTTGGATTTGATGAAGCTTCGTGGGCAAGTGATGCAGCCAACACAAAGAATTTGGGTCTTGATGGATATTTCATAATTCTCTTCAATGTTCATATTGATCGATACCCGCTTCAACTATCCAAACAAGTCATTCAACATCTTCCTTCTTCCTGGGATCCTCCTGCACTTGCAAG ATTCATTGAGAAATATGGGACACACATCCTGGTGGGGCTGAGCATTGGTGGCAAAGATTTGGTGCTTGTGAAGCAAGACGTGTCTTCCAATTTGGGGCCATCAGATCTGAGGAAGCACTTGGATGACCTTGGAGATCAGTTATTCACTGGCACTTGCAATTTCCTTCCCAAAACCAAAGATCACAAGAACAAG GCACCACAGGCTTTTGATGTGTTTGGTCCCAAAGTTGTTGCCTTCAATAGCTCCACATGGGTTTGTGCAAAGGAT GGAATAACAGTGATATGTTCAAAGAGAGGAGGAGACACACAAGTGAGCAACCATTGTGAGTGGCTTCTCACAGTTCCAGAGAAGCCAGATGCAGTTCATTTCAACTTCATTCCCATCACTTCTCTTCTCAAAGGTGCTCCTGGCAGAGGCTTCCTCTCACACGCTATCAACCTCTACCTCAGAT ATAAACCTCCTATGTCAGATTTGCCATACTTTCTTGACTTCCAAGCACACAAACTTTGGGCTCCCATTCACAATGATCTGCCTTTGGGTCCACTCACAAACAGAACCAATCCTTCACCTTCTCTCACCTTCAACTTGATGGGTCCCAAGCTTTATGTCAACACAGCTAAG ATTACAGTGGGTAAGAGACCAATCACAGGGATGCGTTTGTTTCTTGAGGGCATCAAGTGCAACAG ATTAGCCATACACCTGCAACACCTGTTAAACACTCCAATAATGTTTGATGGGAAAATAGAGGACACAACAATATGGTCAGAAGAAGTCAACGATGACCGTTTCTATGAAGCAGTCAACAGCAAGAAATTCTCTCATGTGTGCACAGCACCAGTGAAATACAACACTAGATGGAGAACTGAAAATGAGGACGTGGCATTCATTGTCACTGGGGCACAACTTCATGTGAAGAAACATGATTCAGTAAGGAATGTACTTCATCTTAGGCTACTGTTCTCTAAGGTGTCTAATTCAGTTGTTGTGAAATCAAATTGGACACAAGGGTCTTCAGGGTTGTCCCAGAAATCTGGGATATTCTCAGCAATAAGCACATCAATTATTTCTGGAAGTAACAAAGAACATAAAAAACCAGCATCAGTGGTTGTGGATTCAAGTGTGTTTCCAACAGGGCCTCCAGTGCCAGTGCAAACACACAAGCTACTGAAATTTGTTGAATTGTCACAGTTATGTAAAGGGCCACAAGATAGCCCTGGCCATTGGTTGGTCACTGGAGCAAGATTGGTGTTGGATAAGGGTAAAATACGTTTATGGGTTAAGTTTTCCTTGTTAAACACTGGTGAATGA
- the LOC107481444 gene encoding alpha,alpha-trehalose-phosphate synthase [UDP-forming] 6 encodes MVSRSYSNLLELASGESPSFGTMNRRIPRIMTVAGLISDVDDDPAESVCSDPSSSSVHRDRIIIVANQLPIRVQRKPDGNRNWLFTWDDNSLLLQLKDGLGDDDTEVIYVGCLKEEVHPNEQDEVSQILLETFKCVPTFLPPDLFTRYYHGFCKQQLWPLFHYMLPLSPDLGGRFNRSLWQAYVSVNKIFADRIMEVINPEDDYVWIHDYHLMVLPTFLRKRFNRVKLGFFLHSPFPSSEIYKTLPIREELLRALLNSDLIGFHTFDYARHFLSCCGRMLGLTYESKRGYIGIEYYGRTVSIKILPVGIHLGQLQSVLSMSKTEEKVSELITQFTDEGKIMLLGVDDMDIFKGISLKLLAMEQLLIQHPEWQGKVVLVQIANPARGRGKDVKEVQAETKATAKRINETFGKPGYDPVILIEEPLRFYERVAYYVVAECCLVTAVRDGMNLIPYEYIISRQGNDGLDKVLGVASSPKKSMLVVSEFIGCSPSLSGAIRVNPWNIDAVADAMDSALEMADSEKQLRHEKHYRYVSTHDVGYWARSFLQDLERTCGDHVRRRWWGIGFGLSFRVVALDPNFRKLSMEHIVSAYKRTTTRAILLDYDGTLIPQASIDKSPTSNSIKMLNSLCRDKDNMVFLVSARSRKRLAEWFSPCESLVIAAEHGYFLRLKRDAEWETCGPAIDCSWKQIAEPVMKLYTETTDGSTIEDKETALVWCYEDADPDFGSCQAKELLDHLESVLANEPVTVKSGQNNVEVIPQGVSKGLVAKRLLSMMHEKGMSPDFVLCIGDDRSDEDMFEVITTSMAGSSATPRAEVFACTVGKKPSKAKYYLDDTAEIVRLVHGLASVSEQKVLL; translated from the exons atggtgTCAAGATCTTATTCAAATCTACTGGAGCTGGCATCGGGTGAGTCTCCATCATTTGGGACCATGAACAGGAGAATCCCTCGGATTATGACTGTGGCTGGTTTGATATCCGATGTTGATGATGACCCTGCTGAGAGTGTGTGCTCTGACCCCTCTTCTTCCTCTGTCCACCGTGATAGGATCATCATTGTGGCTAATCAGCTTCCTATAAGGGTTCAGAGAAAGCCAGACGGTAACAGGAACTGGCTCTTCACTTGGGATGACAATTCACTTCTCCTTCAACTCAAAGATGGCTTAGGTGATGATGACACTGAGGTTATCTATGTTGGTTGCCTCAAAGAGGAAGTGCATCCAAATGAACAAGATGAGGTTTCTCAGATacttcttgagactttcaagtgTGTCCCTACTTTTCTCCCTCCTGATCTCTTCACCAGGTACTACCATGGCTTCTGCAAGCAACAGTTATGGCCACTGTTCCATTACATGCTGCCTTTGTCACCAGACCTTGGAGGCAGGTTCAATAGGTCACTGTGGCAGGCTTATGTATCTGTCAATAAAATCTTTGCAGATAGGATTATGGAAGTTATTAACCCTGAGGATGATTATGTCTGGATACATGATTATCATCTCATGGTGTTGCCAACTTTCTTGAGGAAGAGATTCAACAGAGTCAAACTTGGGTTTTTCCTACATAGTCCATTTCCTTCATCGGAAATATACAAGACATTGCCTATTAGGGAAGAACTCCTGAGAGCACTTTTGAATTCAGATTTGATTGGATTCCACACCTTTGACTATGCAAGGCATTTTCTCTCATGTTGTGGTAGGATGCTTGGTCTAACCTATGAGTCCAAAAGGGGTTATATTGGGATTGAGTATTATGGTAGAACTGTTAGTATCAAGATTCTTCCCGTTGGGATTCACTTGGGACAGCTTCAATCAGTTTTAAGCATGTCCAAGACTGAAGAGAAAGTTTCTGAGCTTATTACACAGTTTACTGATGAAGGCAAGATAATGTTACTTGGTGTTGATGACATGGACATCTTTAAGGGAATAAGTTTGAAGCTATTGGCAATGGAGCAGCTCCTGATTCAGCACCCTGAGTGGCAAGGAAAGGTTGTGTTGGTTCAGATAGCCAACCCTGCAAGGGGAAGAGGGAAGGATGTGAAGGAAGTGCAGGCCGAGACGAAGGCGACCGCGAAACGAATAAACGAAACCTTTGGGAAGCCAGGGTATGATCCTGTTATTCTTATTGAAGAGCCACTGAGGTTTTATGAGAGAGTTGCATACTATGTTGTTGCTGAGTGTTGTTTGGTGACTGCAGTGAGGGATGGAATGAATCTCATACCGTATGAATACATAATCAGTCGTCAAGGGAATGATGGGTTGGACAAAGTTTTGGGAGTAGCTTCCTCTCCAAAGAAAAGCATGCTGGTTGTGTCTGAGTTTATTGGTTGTTCGCCATCTTTGAGTGGCGCAATCAGAGTGAACCCTTGGAACATTGATGCTGTGGCAGATGCAATGGACTCTGCCCTTGAAATGGCTGATTCAGAGAAGCAGCTTCGGCATGAGAAGCATTATAGATATGTTAGTACTCATGATGTAGGTTACTGGGCGCGCAGCTTCTTGCAAGATTTGGAAAGGACTTGTGGTGATCACGTACGGCGAAGGTGGTGGGGGATTGGCTTTGGATTGAGTTTTAGAGTTGTGGCACTTGATCCTAACTTCAGGAAGCTCTCAATGGAGCACATAGTTTCGGCTTACAAGAGGACGACAACTCGGGCGATACTTCTTGATTATGATGGTACATTGATACCTCAGGCATCCATTGATAAGAGCCCAACAAGTAACTCCATTAAGATGCTCAACAGTTTGTGTAGGGATAAGGACAACATGGTGTTTCTCGTCAGTGCTAGAAGCCGAAAGAGGCTTGCAGAATGGTTTTCTCCTTGTGAGAGTCTTGTAATTGCTGCTGAGCATGGTTACTTTCTAAG ATTGAAAAGAGATGCAGAATGGGAAACCTGTGGGCCTGCTATAGACTGTAGTTGGAAACAAATTGCAGAACCTGTAATGAAGCTTTATACAGAAACAACTGATGGATCCACCATTGAAGATAAGGAAACTGCACTTGTTTGGTGCTATGAGGATGCAGATCCTGATTTCGGATCATGCCAGGCTAAGGAACTTCTTGATCATCTGGAAAGCGTGCTTGCAAATGAACCGGTAACAGTCAAGAGCGGACAGAACAATGTTGAGGTTATACCACAG GGCGTAAGCAAGGGGCTCGTGGCGAAGCGGCTGCTTTCCATGATGCATGAGAAGGGAATGTCACCTGATTTTGTTTTGTGTATAGGAGATGATCGGTCGGACGAAGACATGTTCGAAGTAATCACCACTTCCATGGCTGGTTCTTCAGCAACACCCAGGGCTGAAGTATTTGCATGTACTGTTGGTAAAAAACCAAGCAAGGCTAAGTACTACCTTGATGACACCGCTGAAATAGTGAGATTGGTGCATGGTTTGGCTTCTGTTTCGGAACAAAAAGTGTTACTCTAG